A region from the Actinoplanes sp. OR16 genome encodes:
- a CDS encoding Zn-ribbon domain-containing OB-fold protein, which yields MTIAFDYTRSLGPVLGRFMAGLRDGRVLGARSSDGRVHVPPKEFDPITHEPIVELIEVSPVGTVISWTWMAHPLEGQPLSRPFAWALIRLDGADTALLHAVDTGSPDRIRTGLRVRVKWADARVGHINDIACFEPGEREEDAEAVTESEPVEIVTTPIRLRYRHTTSDEEDGYLRALAQGRLVGQRCPACRKVYVPPRVCPADGVAPGEVVEVADRGTVTTFCVVNVPFAGQRLDPPYVVAQVLLDGSDIPIPHLVLGLRAADVRMGMRVAAVWRDRAQWSFTPENIAHFEPTGEADADYETYAEHL from the coding sequence ATGACGATCGCCTTCGATTACACCCGTTCGCTCGGCCCGGTGCTGGGACGATTCATGGCCGGTCTGCGGGACGGTCGCGTCCTGGGGGCGCGGTCGTCGGACGGGCGGGTCCACGTACCCCCGAAGGAATTCGACCCGATCACGCACGAGCCGATCGTGGAACTCATCGAGGTGTCACCGGTCGGCACGGTGATCAGCTGGACCTGGATGGCGCACCCGCTCGAAGGCCAGCCGCTGAGCAGGCCGTTCGCCTGGGCGCTGATCCGGCTGGACGGCGCGGACACCGCCCTGCTGCACGCGGTGGACACCGGCTCTCCTGATCGGATTCGGACAGGCTTGCGCGTACGCGTGAAGTGGGCCGACGCGAGAGTGGGACACATCAACGACATCGCCTGCTTCGAGCCGGGCGAGCGTGAGGAAGACGCCGAAGCGGTCACCGAGAGTGAACCGGTGGAGATCGTCACCACCCCGATCCGGCTGCGGTACCGCCACACCACCTCCGACGAGGAGGACGGATATCTCCGGGCGCTCGCCCAGGGGCGGCTCGTCGGTCAGCGTTGCCCGGCCTGCCGCAAGGTCTACGTGCCGCCACGGGTCTGCCCGGCCGACGGTGTCGCCCCCGGCGAGGTCGTCGAGGTCGCCGATCGCGGGACCGTCACGACGTTCTGCGTGGTGAACGTGCCGTTCGCGGGTCAGCGGCTGGATCCGCCGTACGTGGTGGCGCAGGTGCTCCTGGACGGCTCGGACATCCCGATCCCGCATCTCGTCCTCGGCTTGCGGGCCGCTGACGTGCGGATGGGGATGCGGGTGGCGGCGGTCTGGCGGGATCGGGCGCAGTGGTCGTTCACGCCGGAGAACATCGCGCACTTCGAGCCGACCGGTGAGGCGGACGCCGACTACGAGACATATGCGGAGCACCTATGA